The following are encoded in a window of Corynebacterium marinum DSM 44953 genomic DNA:
- a CDS encoding sigma 54-interacting transcriptional regulator produces MSQKPNASTIGELRAAGYTHRPLRAEIRENLLAMLSAGEDPWPGLHGLQHTVIPQVERALIAGHDIVLLGERGQGKTRLLRSMTGLLDEWMPAVEGSDLREDPFAPITEATRRRIREEGDGLPLTWIHRDDRYAEKLATPDTSVADLIGDVDPMRVAEGRRLGDPETIHYGLIPRSNRGIVAINELPDLAERIQVSMLNVMEERDVQIRGYMLRLPLDVLVVASANPEDYTNRGRIITPLKDRFGAEIRTHYPIALEDEIAVIAQEAVLLADVPPVLLEILARYTRALRESPAVNQRSGVSARFAIAGAETIAAAARHRAAVRGEEHAVARLVDLEAAVDVLGGKIEFESGEEGREWEVLGYLLRTATAEAVREHLRGVDFAPLIGALDGTTTVSTGEQVTAAEFLAGLPDLGGSDLYDQVAARLGATDEGTRASAIELALEALYLARKIAKDSGEGETIYG; encoded by the coding sequence GTGAGTCAGAAGCCGAATGCGTCCACGATCGGTGAGCTCAGGGCCGCCGGTTACACCCACCGCCCCCTGCGGGCCGAGATCCGCGAGAACCTGCTGGCGATGCTGTCCGCGGGCGAGGATCCCTGGCCGGGTCTCCACGGCCTGCAGCACACCGTGATCCCGCAGGTCGAGCGGGCGCTCATCGCCGGGCACGACATTGTGCTGCTCGGCGAACGCGGCCAGGGCAAGACCCGGCTGCTGCGCTCCATGACCGGCCTGCTCGACGAGTGGATGCCGGCCGTGGAAGGTTCCGACCTGCGCGAGGACCCCTTCGCCCCCATCACGGAGGCGACGCGCCGCCGCATCAGGGAGGAGGGCGACGGCCTGCCCCTCACCTGGATCCACCGCGACGACCGTTACGCGGAGAAGCTCGCCACGCCGGACACCTCGGTGGCGGACCTCATCGGCGACGTCGACCCCATGCGGGTGGCCGAGGGCCGGCGCCTGGGAGACCCGGAGACCATCCACTACGGGCTGATCCCGCGCTCCAACCGGGGCATCGTGGCGATCAACGAACTGCCCGACCTCGCCGAGCGCATCCAGGTGTCCATGCTCAACGTCATGGAGGAGCGCGACGTGCAGATCCGCGGCTACATGCTGCGCCTGCCGCTCGACGTGCTGGTGGTCGCCTCGGCGAACCCGGAGGACTACACCAACCGCGGCCGGATCATCACGCCGCTCAAGGACCGTTTCGGCGCGGAGATCCGCACCCATTACCCCATCGCCCTGGAGGACGAGATCGCGGTCATCGCGCAGGAGGCCGTCCTCCTCGCCGACGTGCCGCCGGTGCTGCTGGAGATCCTGGCCCGCTACACCCGCGCGCTGCGCGAATCGCCGGCCGTCAACCAGCGCTCCGGCGTCTCCGCGCGATTCGCCATCGCGGGCGCGGAGACGATCGCGGCCGCCGCCCGCCACCGTGCGGCCGTCCGGGGCGAGGAGCACGCGGTCGCCCGCCTCGTGGACCTGGAGGCGGCCGTCGACGTGCTCGGCGGCAAGATCGAGTTCGAGTCCGGGGAAGAGGGCCGCGAATGGGAGGTGCTGGGCTACCTGCTGCGCACCGCTACCGCGGAAGCCGTGCGGGAGCATCTGCGCGGCGTCGACTTCGCCCCGCTGATCGGGGCGCTGGACGGCACCACCACGGTCTCCACCGGCGAGCAGGTCACCGCCGCGGAGTTCCTCGCCGGGCTGCCCGACCTCGGCGGTTCCGACCTCTACGACCAGGTCGCCGCCCGGCTCGGGGCCACGGACGAGGGGACCCGCGCCAGCGCCATCGAGCTCGCCCTCGAGGCGCTCTACCTCGCCCGGAAGATCGCCAAGGATTCCGGCGAGGGCGAGACCATCTACGGCTGA
- a CDS encoding DUF488 family protein, with translation MGRKPIFTVGHSNHSLEEFIGLLLDARVEALVDVRKLPGSRKYPHFNDDVLSAELPGHGISYRRVEELTGRRKVSRTVPFDVNGNWRNRSFHNYADHALSEEFSAALHHLREAARRETTAVMCSEAVWWRCHRRIIADHLLSAGEDVRHIMGPGQITGASFNDGAVVGGDGKVRYPAPQDK, from the coding sequence ATGGGCCGGAAACCGATCTTCACCGTCGGTCATTCCAATCACAGCCTTGAGGAGTTCATCGGCCTGCTTCTCGACGCGCGCGTCGAGGCGCTGGTCGACGTGCGCAAACTGCCGGGGTCGCGGAAGTACCCGCACTTCAACGACGACGTGCTCTCCGCCGAACTGCCCGGACACGGGATCTCCTACCGCCGGGTGGAGGAGTTGACGGGGCGTCGAAAAGTTTCCCGGACGGTCCCCTTCGACGTCAACGGCAACTGGCGCAACCGCAGCTTCCACAACTACGCCGACCACGCCCTCTCCGAGGAGTTCTCTGCCGCCCTCCACCACCTTCGCGAGGCCGCCCGGCGCGAGACCACCGCCGTCATGTGCTCCGAGGCGGTCTGGTGGCGTTGCCACCGGCGCATCATCGCCGACCATCTGCTGTCCGCGGGCGAGGACGTCCGCCACATCATGGGGCCCGGCCAGATCACCGGGGCCTCCTTCAACGACGGGGCGGTCGTCGGCGGGGACGGCAAAGTCCGGTATCCGGCCCCGCAGGATAAGTAA
- a CDS encoding zinc-dependent alcohol dehydrogenase family protein translates to MRAWKTTDVPGRLELTEVSVPEPGAGEVLVKVEACGVCRTDLHVIDQELPVHRPGVIPGHQVVGIVEAVGSAVVELRPGDRVGVAWLRHTCGVCRWCRTGRENLCPNSTYTGWDADGGYAEYTTVPEAFAYRLPQLVDAVRTAPMLCAGVIGYRALKRAALPPGGHLGIYGFGSSGHITAQLAAASGAEIYVMTRGEANRQLARDLGAVFVGDTFDTPPEPLDSAIVFAPAGEIVPAALRATTPGGTVSLAGIHMSDVPAMTYGEHLFHERDLRTVTANTRADGIEFLRLAERLRLSARITTYGFDEAATAVADLRSGRASGSLVLTFQKK, encoded by the coding sequence ATGAGAGCCTGGAAGACCACAGACGTGCCCGGCCGACTTGAACTGACCGAGGTCTCCGTTCCGGAACCGGGCGCCGGTGAGGTTCTGGTCAAGGTCGAAGCGTGCGGAGTGTGTCGCACCGATCTGCACGTCATCGACCAGGAGCTGCCCGTCCATCGGCCCGGGGTGATCCCCGGCCACCAGGTCGTGGGTATCGTCGAGGCCGTCGGGTCTGCGGTGGTCGAGTTGCGCCCCGGGGACCGGGTGGGTGTGGCCTGGTTGCGGCACACCTGCGGCGTCTGCCGGTGGTGCAGGACGGGCCGGGAGAATCTGTGCCCCAACTCCACCTACACCGGCTGGGACGCCGACGGCGGTTACGCCGAGTACACCACAGTTCCCGAGGCCTTCGCCTACCGGCTCCCGCAGCTTGTCGACGCCGTGCGCACCGCTCCCATGCTCTGTGCCGGGGTCATCGGCTACCGGGCCCTCAAACGGGCGGCACTGCCGCCGGGTGGTCACCTGGGGATCTACGGTTTCGGTTCCAGCGGACACATCACCGCGCAGCTGGCGGCGGCGTCCGGCGCCGAGATCTACGTGATGACCAGAGGAGAGGCGAACCGGCAGCTCGCCCGCGACCTCGGCGCGGTCTTCGTCGGGGACACCTTTGACACGCCTCCGGAGCCGCTGGACTCGGCGATCGTCTTCGCCCCCGCCGGCGAGATCGTGCCAGCAGCGCTGCGGGCAACCACGCCCGGTGGCACCGTCTCGCTGGCGGGTATCCACATGAGCGACGTGCCCGCCATGACCTACGGGGAGCACCTCTTCCACGAGCGCGACCTGCGCACGGTCACGGCGAACACGCGGGCCGACGGCATTGAATTCCTGCGGTTGGCGGAACGGCTCCGGCTCAGCGCCCGGATCACCACCTACGGTTTCGACGAGGCTGCCACGGCCGTGGCTGATCTGCGTAGCGGCCGGGCCTCGGGATCGCTGGTGCTGACGTTTCAGAAGAAATAG
- a CDS encoding vWA domain-containing protein has product MSNSHTAPGGGRRRARYGRYTGGPDPLAPPVDVSGALDAIAEDVMAGYSPERALREYLRRGGAGREGYDDLARRVSEKRRELLQKHNLGGTLRDVKKLLDDAVLEERKQLARDVTMDDDDRALREMQMANLPVSTAAAVQELSDYDWQSTDAREKFDHIRDLLGREVLDQRFAGMKQALEGATDEDRAAIREMLADLNALLDKHRRGEDTQQDFAEFMARHGDHFPGNPGSVEELIDAMARRSAAAQRMLNSMSEEQRRELMELSAQAFGSPELMDQLGALDENLRSIRPDLDWSGAEDFSGDEGLGLGDGTGAVQDIAELDALAEQLSQSYGGAHSSDIDLEALTRQLGEEASVSAQILADIERTMRESGLLRKEADGSLRLSPRAMRRLGKALLDDAAQKLGARSGARDSRLAGASGEQTGASRPWEFGDTQPWDVTRTVTNALQRTAGEGPSAPGRVRIEVGDVEVVETEARTQSAVALLVDTSYSMATQGRWVPMKRTALALHHLVSTRFRGDELALITFGRLAVTMDIDELTALPPVHEQGTNLHHGLLLAEQFFARHPGMDPTLLIVTDGEPTAHLEAHGETWFDWPTHPETLRRTVTQLDRVTRRGTRTTFFRLGDDPGLERFLNQLADRAGGRVTAPDLDDLGAAVVGEYLRFRDSGYGEVDWG; this is encoded by the coding sequence ATGTCGAACAGCCACACCGCCCCGGGCGGCGGCCGACGCCGCGCCCGCTACGGCCGTTACACCGGCGGACCCGATCCGCTGGCTCCCCCGGTCGACGTGTCCGGGGCGCTCGACGCCATCGCCGAGGATGTCATGGCCGGTTACTCCCCCGAGCGTGCCCTGCGGGAGTATCTGCGCCGCGGCGGTGCGGGGCGCGAAGGTTACGACGACCTGGCCCGGCGTGTCTCCGAGAAGCGCCGGGAACTGCTGCAGAAGCACAACCTGGGCGGCACGCTGCGCGACGTCAAGAAGCTTCTCGACGACGCCGTGCTGGAGGAGCGCAAGCAGCTCGCCCGCGACGTGACCATGGACGACGACGACCGCGCCCTCCGGGAGATGCAGATGGCCAACCTCCCGGTCTCCACCGCCGCGGCCGTGCAGGAGCTGTCGGACTATGACTGGCAGTCCACGGACGCGCGGGAGAAGTTCGACCACATCAGGGACCTGCTGGGCCGGGAGGTGCTGGACCAGCGCTTCGCGGGTATGAAGCAGGCGCTCGAAGGCGCGACCGACGAGGACCGCGCGGCCATCCGGGAGATGCTCGCCGACCTCAACGCGCTGCTGGACAAGCACCGCCGCGGTGAGGACACGCAACAGGACTTCGCCGAGTTCATGGCCCGGCACGGTGACCACTTCCCGGGCAACCCCGGCAGCGTCGAGGAGCTCATCGACGCGATGGCACGGCGCTCCGCCGCCGCGCAGCGGATGCTCAATTCCATGTCCGAGGAACAGCGCCGCGAACTGATGGAGCTCTCGGCCCAGGCCTTCGGCTCCCCGGAGCTCATGGACCAGCTCGGCGCGCTGGACGAGAACCTGCGCTCGATCCGCCCCGACCTCGACTGGTCCGGGGCCGAGGACTTCTCCGGTGACGAGGGCCTGGGGCTCGGCGACGGAACGGGCGCCGTGCAGGACATCGCGGAGCTCGACGCCCTCGCCGAGCAGCTCAGCCAGTCCTACGGCGGCGCCCACTCCTCCGACATCGACCTCGAGGCGCTGACCCGCCAGCTCGGCGAGGAGGCATCGGTGTCGGCGCAGATCCTGGCCGACATCGAACGCACCATGCGCGAGAGCGGGCTGCTACGGAAGGAGGCCGACGGTTCCCTGCGTCTGTCGCCGAGGGCCATGAGGCGGCTGGGCAAGGCGCTGCTCGACGACGCCGCCCAGAAGCTCGGCGCCCGCAGCGGCGCCCGGGACTCACGGCTGGCCGGCGCCTCGGGCGAGCAGACCGGGGCCTCCCGGCCGTGGGAGTTCGGCGACACCCAGCCCTGGGACGTGACCCGGACGGTGACCAACGCGCTGCAACGCACCGCCGGCGAGGGGCCGTCGGCACCCGGCCGGGTGCGGATCGAGGTGGGCGACGTCGAGGTCGTCGAAACCGAGGCGCGCACGCAGTCGGCCGTGGCGCTGCTCGTGGACACCTCCTACTCCATGGCCACGCAGGGCCGGTGGGTGCCGATGAAGCGCACCGCGCTGGCTCTCCACCACCTCGTCTCGACGAGGTTCCGGGGCGACGAGCTGGCACTGATCACCTTCGGGCGTCTGGCCGTGACCATGGACATCGACGAGCTCACCGCCCTTCCCCCGGTGCACGAGCAGGGCACCAACCTCCATCACGGCCTGCTGCTCGCGGAGCAGTTCTTCGCCCGGCACCCGGGTATGGACCCGACGCTGCTCATCGTCACCGACGGCGAGCCGACGGCCCACCTCGAGGCGCACGGAGAAACCTGGTTCGACTGGCCGACCCACCCCGAGACACTGCGCCGCACCGTGACGCAGCTGGACCGCGTCACCCGGCGGGGCACCCGCACGACGTTCTTCCGTCTGGGCGATGATCCTGGCCTGGAGAGGTTCCTCAACCAGCTCGCCGACCGCGCGGGCGGGCGGGTCACGGCCCCGGACCTCGACGACCTGGGGGCCGCCGTCGTCGGCGAGTACCTGCGCTTCCGGGACAGCGGGTACGGCGAGGTTGACTGGGGCTAG
- a CDS encoding superoxide dismutase family protein: protein MRSPSRSLPRTAFAVLGVTGLLAVGACATENESPDAEPVATVATMEESTTGETLSVVLNDAEGTEFGTVEISEVNDALQISADLSGLEPGFYGFHIHQTGLCEPDSAAPGAPDDTGDFLSAGGHLGSDEADHPDHAGDLPQLLVKESGDAVLTFETDRLTLSDLEDEDGSAIMIHSGPDNYANIPERYASEGADEDSLNTGDAGSRLACGVVDA, encoded by the coding sequence ATGCGATCCCCTTCCCGATCCCTGCCCCGCACCGCATTCGCAGTTCTGGGGGTTACCGGTCTGCTCGCAGTCGGTGCCTGTGCCACCGAGAACGAGTCCCCCGACGCCGAGCCTGTCGCAACTGTCGCCACCATGGAGGAAAGCACCACCGGCGAGACACTGTCCGTCGTACTCAACGACGCCGAGGGCACGGAGTTCGGCACCGTGGAGATCAGTGAGGTCAATGACGCCCTCCAGATCAGCGCGGACCTCTCCGGCCTGGAACCGGGGTTCTACGGCTTCCACATCCACCAGACCGGACTGTGTGAGCCGGACAGCGCCGCTCCCGGTGCCCCCGACGACACCGGTGACTTCCTGTCCGCCGGCGGCCACCTCGGCTCCGACGAGGCTGATCATCCCGACCACGCCGGTGATCTTCCGCAACTACTGGTGAAGGAATCCGGAGACGCGGTTCTGACCTTCGAAACTGACCGCCTGACGCTGTCCGACCTGGAGGACGAGGACGGTTCGGCGATCATGATCCACTCCGGCCCGGACAACTACGCCAACATTCCCGAGCGCTACGCCTCTGAGGGGGCTGACGAGGATTCGTTGAACACGGGCGACGCGGGCAGTCGCCTCGCCTGCGGTGTCGTCGATGCGTGA
- a CDS encoding histidine phosphatase family protein, whose product MDIDHTAPSTLLLLVRHGVTPTTGQVLPGRAPGLHLSEAGREQARAVAQRLEGLELAAIYTSPMERARETAAPAAESSGLEPVLCGGIVECDFGEWTGGQLTELSRLPEWKTVQQAPSTFRFPGGESFPEMQDRMVAALEAIAARHRGGVVACFSHADPIKAAVAHLSVRPLDEFQKISIDPASVTVAEYRPDGTTAVVGTNSTVGPVKGLRGTGRP is encoded by the coding sequence ATGGACATCGATCACACCGCACCCTCCACCCTGCTCCTGCTGGTGCGTCACGGCGTCACCCCCACGACGGGCCAGGTGCTCCCGGGGCGTGCCCCCGGACTCCACCTCAGCGAGGCCGGCCGCGAGCAGGCCCGCGCTGTGGCGCAGCGCCTCGAGGGTCTGGAACTGGCCGCGATCTACACCTCTCCGATGGAGCGCGCCCGCGAGACGGCGGCGCCCGCCGCGGAGAGCTCCGGGCTGGAACCGGTGCTCTGCGGTGGCATCGTGGAGTGCGACTTCGGTGAATGGACTGGCGGGCAGCTCACGGAGCTGTCCCGGCTGCCCGAATGGAAGACCGTCCAGCAGGCACCGTCGACGTTCCGCTTCCCGGGCGGCGAGAGCTTCCCGGAGATGCAGGACCGCATGGTGGCGGCACTCGAGGCCATCGCCGCCCGGCACCGGGGCGGGGTGGTTGCCTGTTTCAGCCACGCGGACCCCATCAAGGCGGCCGTGGCCCACCTGTCCGTCCGGCCGCTGGACGAGTTCCAGAAGATCAGCATCGATCCCGCATCCGTCACCGTGGCGGAGTACCGCCCCGACGGCACGACTGCGGTGGTGGGGACGAACTCGACCGTCGGCCCGGTCAAGGGCCTCCGGGGAACGGGCCGGCCGTGA
- a CDS encoding NAD(P)/FAD-dependent oxidoreductase, which yields MSTELPDAVDVLVVGGGPSGLAAATWLGRYQRFTLVVDAGEYRNSAANQVHGLLSRDPVPPHQLRADSLADLEQYPLVRLHRGIVNSVRRDEDGLFHATVDGGHPVSALRLVLATGIRDQLPHLLGFDEHYGADVHHCPACDGFNARGEDIIVLGSSSRIPAYAAGFLQWTENITIVTNSLDPHFTGRQREALAEHGISVVEGIAEALVGGPGQLRGISLADGTLVHGSRVFFSQRHLATNQLAADLGCELHRDGSVAVNKYQLTSVSGVYAAGDLTTDLKLVPVAVSSGTIAGYACAASLRGHGATPPAPAPAPPARWFL from the coding sequence ATGAGCACCGAGCTTCCTGACGCCGTGGATGTCCTCGTCGTCGGCGGCGGGCCCTCCGGTCTGGCGGCCGCCACGTGGCTGGGGCGCTACCAGCGGTTCACACTGGTCGTCGACGCCGGCGAATACCGCAATTCCGCCGCCAACCAGGTGCACGGGTTGCTCAGCCGCGACCCTGTCCCGCCGCATCAGCTGCGCGCCGATTCCCTCGCCGACCTGGAGCAGTACCCGCTGGTCCGGCTCCACCGCGGGATAGTGAACTCCGTCCGCCGCGACGAGGACGGACTTTTCCACGCCACCGTCGACGGCGGCCACCCGGTCAGCGCCCTGCGCCTCGTGCTGGCCACCGGCATCCGCGATCAGCTTCCCCACCTCCTCGGATTCGACGAGCACTACGGCGCCGACGTCCACCACTGCCCCGCCTGCGACGGTTTCAACGCCCGCGGCGAGGACATCATCGTGCTCGGTTCCAGCAGCCGGATCCCGGCGTACGCGGCCGGGTTCCTCCAGTGGACGGAGAACATCACCATCGTCACCAACTCCCTCGACCCGCACTTCACCGGGCGGCAGCGCGAGGCCCTGGCGGAGCACGGGATCAGCGTCGTGGAGGGGATCGCCGAGGCCCTGGTCGGCGGGCCCGGGCAGCTGCGGGGAATCTCGCTCGCCGACGGCACCCTGGTCCACGGTTCCCGGGTGTTCTTCTCCCAGCGCCACCTGGCCACCAACCAGCTCGCCGCCGACCTGGGGTGCGAACTGCACCGCGACGGCTCGGTGGCGGTCAACAAATACCAGCTGACCAGCGTCAGCGGGGTCTACGCGGCCGGCGACCTCACCACCGACCTGAAGCTGGTCCCGGTCGCCGTCAGCTCAGGAACGATCGCCGGTTACGCCTGCGCGGCGTCCCTGCGCGGCCACGGTGCCACACCGCCCGCGCCGGCGCCGGCACCGCCGGCCCGCTGGTTCCTCTGA
- a CDS encoding SCO1664 family protein, with product MPTPPFTRELELLEAGELNLVAQLAESSNLTFVLEAARGGEYGWAVYKPERGERPLHDFAPGLHARERAAFLLSEHLGWHIVPPTVVREDGPFGVGSLQWYIDNDGSHYLQLLESRPDLHEQFRRMAVFDLLSNNTDRKSGHVLLDAVGGIWGIDHGLCFSAEPKLRTVIWDFAGEKIDAGLLAAVEPLIDGIPGDIAALLNPAEVAALQSRAARIVRLPHLPHPRSHYHYPWPLV from the coding sequence GTGCCTACGCCTCCCTTCACCCGAGAACTCGAGCTGCTCGAAGCCGGTGAGCTCAACCTGGTCGCTCAACTCGCCGAGTCGAGCAACCTCACCTTCGTGCTCGAGGCCGCCCGTGGCGGGGAGTACGGCTGGGCGGTGTACAAACCCGAGCGGGGGGAGCGGCCGCTGCACGACTTCGCGCCGGGCCTGCACGCCCGCGAGCGGGCCGCGTTCCTGCTCAGCGAGCACCTCGGCTGGCATATCGTGCCGCCGACCGTGGTCCGGGAGGACGGGCCCTTCGGCGTCGGTTCGCTGCAGTGGTACATCGACAACGACGGCTCGCACTACCTGCAGCTGCTGGAGTCCCGCCCCGACCTGCATGAACAGTTCCGCCGGATGGCGGTGTTCGACCTGCTCAGCAACAACACCGACCGGAAATCCGGCCATGTGCTGCTCGACGCCGTCGGCGGAATCTGGGGCATCGACCACGGGCTGTGTTTCAGCGCCGAACCCAAACTGCGGACCGTCATCTGGGATTTCGCGGGCGAGAAGATCGACGCCGGGCTGCTCGCGGCCGTGGAACCGTTGATCGACGGGATTCCGGGGGACATCGCCGCGTTGCTGAACCCGGCGGAGGTGGCTGCCCTGCAGTCCCGCGCCGCCCGGATCGTGCGCCTGCCGCATCTTCCGCACCCCAGGTCGCACTACCACTATCCGTGGCCGCTGGTGTGA
- a CDS encoding ABC-F family ATP-binding cassette domain-containing protein, with the protein MTATLVAHGLAGGHGHRTLFESLDLTVAPGDVVGVVGANGAGKSTLLRLLAGVDEPQAGTVTLAPADAFVGWLPQEHERVAGETVTDYIARRTGCSEATREMDEAAAALGDPDLSRTDGVDPADAYAAALDRWLASGAADLAERIPAVLADLGLELDGTRAEETLMTSLSGGQAARVGLAALLLSRFDIVLLDEPTNDLDLDGLERLESFVQGLRGGVVLVSHDREFLARCVTHVLELDLAQGTNRVFGGGYDAYLEERETVRRHRREQYEEFADKKSDLVSRARTQREWSSQGVRNAIKKAPDNDKMKRKAATESSEKQAQKVRQMESRISRLEEVEEPRKEWKLEFSIGSAPRSSSVVSTLSGAVFRQGPFTLGPLSLQVNAGERISITGPNGAGKSTLLRALLGHQHPDEGTASLGASVQIGEIDQARSALAGSRPLAEAFSDAVPDYTGEEVRTLLAKFGLKAEHVNRPVDELSPGERTRAGMAVLQARGVNLLVLDEPTNHLDLEAIEQLEQSLESYTGTLLLVTHDRRMLDTVRTDRHWQVEAGKVSEV; encoded by the coding sequence ATGACTGCAACACTCGTGGCGCACGGCCTGGCCGGCGGGCACGGCCACCGCACCCTGTTCGAATCGCTCGACCTCACCGTCGCCCCGGGGGACGTGGTCGGCGTCGTCGGTGCGAACGGCGCCGGAAAATCCACCCTGCTCAGGCTGCTCGCCGGCGTCGATGAACCCCAGGCGGGCACCGTCACCCTGGCCCCGGCGGACGCATTCGTCGGCTGGCTGCCGCAGGAACACGAACGCGTCGCCGGCGAGACCGTCACCGACTACATCGCCCGCCGCACGGGATGCTCCGAGGCCACCCGGGAAATGGATGAGGCGGCCGCCGCCCTCGGCGACCCTGATCTGTCCCGCACGGACGGCGTGGACCCGGCCGACGCCTACGCGGCGGCGTTGGACCGTTGGCTGGCCAGCGGCGCAGCCGACCTCGCCGAGCGCATTCCAGCCGTGCTGGCGGATCTGGGATTGGAGCTGGACGGCACCCGGGCGGAGGAGACGCTGATGACCTCCCTGTCCGGCGGGCAGGCCGCCCGCGTCGGATTGGCGGCGCTGCTCCTCTCGCGTTTCGACATCGTGCTGCTCGACGAACCCACCAACGACCTCGACCTGGACGGGCTCGAGCGGCTCGAGTCCTTCGTGCAGGGGCTGCGCGGGGGAGTGGTGCTGGTCAGCCACGACCGTGAGTTCCTGGCGCGCTGCGTGACGCATGTGCTGGAGCTGGACCTGGCGCAGGGCACCAACCGCGTGTTCGGCGGCGGATACGACGCCTACCTGGAAGAGCGCGAGACGGTGCGCCGCCACCGGCGCGAACAGTACGAGGAGTTCGCCGACAAGAAGTCCGACCTGGTCTCCCGGGCCCGGACTCAGCGGGAATGGTCGAGCCAGGGCGTGCGCAACGCGATCAAGAAGGCGCCGGACAACGACAAGATGAAGCGTAAGGCCGCGACGGAGTCCAGCGAGAAGCAGGCCCAGAAGGTCCGCCAGATGGAGAGCCGGATCTCCCGTCTCGAGGAGGTCGAGGAACCGCGCAAGGAGTGGAAGCTCGAGTTCTCCATCGGCTCCGCCCCCCGGTCCAGTTCGGTGGTCTCGACGTTGAGCGGCGCGGTCTTCCGGCAGGGTCCTTTCACGCTCGGGCCGCTCTCACTCCAGGTCAACGCCGGTGAGCGCATCAGCATCACCGGCCCCAACGGGGCGGGAAAATCGACGCTGCTCCGCGCGCTGCTCGGCCACCAGCACCCCGACGAGGGGACCGCGAGCCTGGGAGCCAGCGTGCAGATCGGGGAGATCGACCAGGCGCGTTCCGCCCTGGCCGGCTCCCGTCCCCTGGCGGAGGCGTTCAGCGACGCCGTCCCGGACTACACCGGGGAGGAGGTGCGTACCCTGCTGGCCAAGTTCGGACTCAAGGCCGAGCACGTGAACCGGCCCGTCGACGAGCTCTCGCCCGGCGAACGCACCCGCGCCGGGATGGCCGTGCTCCAGGCCCGGGGCGTCAACCTGCTGGTCCTCGATGAGCCGACGAACCACCTCGACCTGGAGGCCATCGAACAGCTGGAGCAATCGCTCGAGTCCTACACCGGCACGCTACTGCTGGTCACCCACGACCGGCGGATGCTCGACACTGTCCGCACCGACCGGCACTGGCAGGTGGAGGCGGGGAAGGTCAGCGAGGTCTGA